In the genome of Rhizobium rhizogenes, one region contains:
- a CDS encoding HIT family protein, which yields MTASAYDDNNIFAKILRGEIPSHKLYEDEHTLAFMDVMPQAPGHLLVVPKTGSRNLLDADPEVLAKTIPVVQKLAVAAKEAFDADGVFIAQFNEPAAGQTVFHLHFHVIPRKEGEPLKPHSGVMADGEVLKAHAEKIKAALAS from the coding sequence ATGACGGCCAGCGCCTATGACGACAACAATATCTTCGCTAAAATCCTGCGTGGCGAAATTCCAAGCCACAAGCTTTACGAAGACGAACACACGCTGGCCTTCATGGATGTGATGCCGCAAGCCCCCGGCCATCTGCTGGTCGTTCCGAAGACCGGTTCGCGCAACCTGCTCGATGCCGACCCGGAAGTGCTGGCCAAAACCATTCCCGTGGTGCAGAAACTCGCCGTCGCTGCGAAGGAAGCCTTCGATGCGGATGGTGTCTTCATCGCTCAGTTCAACGAGCCGGCGGCTGGCCAGACCGTGTTCCACCTGCATTTCCACGTCATTCCGCGCAAGGAAGGCGAGCCGCTGAAGCCGCATTCCGGCGTGATGGCCGATGGCGAGGTGCTGAAGGCGCATGCGGAGAAGATAAAGGCGGCGCTTGCTTCCTGA
- a CDS encoding AzlC family ABC transporter permease encodes MQTADSDAIPLRGWFFRGMRGIFSLPSLILMTSFVGFSAFALESGVPRGEAVFMTLMIWALPAKMILIGSMVGGANLAACFLAVTLSSVRMMPMVASIVPEMRGAKTPTWILLFLSHFVAITAWVFATQNLSKVPREARAAWFAGFGITLTVVNAVIVGLCYGVVAAFPPLVAGVLFFLTPVYFVASIWASARHSVVKVAFVIGVIAGPTFAVIAPEFDILYAGIGGGTLAYMIDRFVFRRKIRAVSPESEP; translated from the coding sequence ATGCAAACTGCCGACAGCGATGCCATCCCCCTGCGCGGCTGGTTTTTCAGGGGAATGCGGGGCATATTCTCGCTGCCCTCGCTCATTCTCATGACATCCTTCGTCGGTTTCAGCGCCTTTGCGCTGGAGTCCGGGGTGCCACGCGGCGAAGCGGTGTTCATGACGCTGATGATCTGGGCCTTGCCGGCCAAGATGATCCTGATCGGCTCCATGGTCGGCGGCGCCAATCTCGCCGCCTGTTTCCTGGCGGTGACGCTGTCCTCGGTCCGGATGATGCCGATGGTGGCCTCCATCGTGCCGGAGATGCGCGGTGCGAAGACGCCGACATGGATATTGCTGTTTCTCTCCCATTTCGTCGCGATTACGGCCTGGGTTTTCGCCACGCAGAATCTGTCGAAAGTGCCGCGTGAGGCGCGCGCCGCCTGGTTCGCCGGCTTCGGCATCACGCTCACCGTCGTCAACGCCGTCATCGTCGGCCTGTGTTACGGTGTTGTCGCGGCCTTTCCGCCGCTGGTCGCCGGCGTGCTGTTTTTCCTCACGCCGGTCTATTTCGTGGCCTCGATATGGGCGTCGGCCCGTCATTCCGTCGTCAAGGTGGCTTTCGTCATCGGTGTGATAGCCGGCCCCACCTTTGCGGTGATCGCGCCCGAATTCGATATTCTCTATGCCGGCATCGGTGGTGGGACGCTTGCCTATATGATCGACCGCTTCGTCTTCCGCCGAAAGATCAGAGCCGTGTCGCCGGAGAGTGAGCCATGA
- a CDS encoding cell envelope integrity EipB family protein, with protein MFVRTLGFVAATGLMTGLSNAANAVPVTVPDLVAHRAVYDLELKDASDRSGIEGMTGRMVYEFTGSACQGYKTDFRFVTQINTGDAVRMTDQQTTTFEDLTAKKFTFETKSYTDDKLDKEVQGAATDGTDGVKVDLTRPDARQVNLVASEFPTQHMFQVIEHARQGKRIFESRIFDGSDDGDESLITSTLVGKSQMPKDGDADAGKAGDFAKAAFWPVTIAYYNDKTGTDALPIYRMSFKLYENGITRDLTMDYGDFVLTGKLAKLDILKPETCENKPVR; from the coding sequence ATGTTTGTCAGGACGCTTGGTTTCGTTGCCGCAACAGGGCTTATGACCGGCCTGTCAAACGCTGCCAATGCCGTGCCGGTCACGGTTCCCGATCTCGTCGCCCATCGCGCCGTCTACGATCTCGAACTCAAGGATGCGTCTGATCGCTCCGGCATCGAGGGCATGACAGGCCGCATGGTCTATGAATTCACCGGCTCGGCCTGTCAGGGCTACAAGACGGATTTCCGTTTCGTGACGCAGATCAACACCGGCGATGCGGTGCGCATGACCGACCAGCAGACCACGACCTTCGAGGATCTCACGGCCAAGAAATTCACCTTCGAGACCAAGTCCTACACTGACGACAAGCTGGACAAGGAAGTGCAGGGCGCTGCGACCGATGGCACCGATGGCGTGAAGGTCGATCTGACCCGCCCGGATGCCCGTCAGGTCAATCTCGTCGCCAGCGAATTCCCGACCCAGCATATGTTTCAGGTCATCGAACATGCCAGGCAGGGAAAGCGCATTTTCGAATCGCGGATATTCGACGGTTCCGATGATGGCGATGAAAGCCTGATCACCTCGACACTGGTCGGCAAATCGCAGATGCCGAAGGATGGCGACGCGGACGCCGGCAAGGCGGGCGATTTCGCCAAGGCGGCATTCTGGCCGGTAACGATCGCCTATTACAACGACAAGACCGGCACCGACGCCCTGCCGATCTACCGCATGTCGTTCAAGCTTTACGAAAACGGAATCACCCGCGATCTGACGATGGATTACGGCGATTTCGTTCTGACAGGGAAGCTTGCGAAGCTTGATATTCTCAAGCCCGAAACCTGCGAAAACAAGCCTGTCCGCTGA
- a CDS encoding RidA family protein has translation MSDVIEGRLKELGFTLPVAAAPAANYVPFTISGNLLYVSGQLPMESGKIAVTGLVGRDVDVPGAQRAAELCAVNILAQVKAALNGDLSKIRRVIKLNGFVASVPEFVEQHLVINGASNLLANVLGDAGKHARAAVGMACLPFNAAVEIDAIVEIDA, from the coding sequence ATGTCGGACGTCATCGAAGGCCGCCTCAAGGAACTTGGCTTTACGCTTCCTGTCGCGGCAGCACCAGCCGCAAACTACGTTCCGTTCACCATCAGCGGCAATCTGCTTTATGTATCGGGTCAACTGCCGATGGAATCGGGCAAGATTGCGGTGACGGGCCTCGTTGGCCGCGATGTCGACGTGCCGGGTGCCCAGCGCGCCGCCGAATTATGTGCCGTCAACATTCTCGCACAGGTCAAGGCCGCGTTGAATGGCGACCTTTCGAAAATCCGCCGTGTCATCAAGCTGAACGGCTTTGTTGCCTCCGTTCCGGAGTTTGTGGAACAGCACCTCGTCATCAACGGCGCCTCCAACCTTCTCGCCAATGTTCTCGGTGATGCCGGCAAACATGCCCGCGCCGCCGTCGGCATGGCCTGCCTGCCCTTCAATGCCGCCGTCGAAATCGACGCCATCGTGGAAATCGACGCATGA
- a CDS encoding DUF1989 domain-containing protein produces MTPMPVAEPMDAATRRAVRPVVVYPNGTLEVPDLARLEKAREGMEKIDEVIVPPRDGRTFNVPKGHFFRIVSIEGPQVGDLNLWNAHDLTERFFSGKTRALHATHVSVGNRLWSNLPSLRPMATITHDTLSWYGWDEDGGGVHDVIGTRCDPYTNRLLSGGDYHHCCHSNLTNALASARGLSFRQAEPHVHDVLNVFMCTGFTRDTHQYFMKASPVRPGDYLELFAEIDLIGALSACPGGDCGSAHSSDAAACYPLKVEIFRPDMAVLEGWPWPERNAYRPVEG; encoded by the coding sequence ATGACCCCCATGCCTGTTGCCGAACCCATGGATGCAGCCACACGCCGCGCCGTCCGTCCCGTTGTCGTTTATCCGAATGGCACGCTGGAAGTACCGGACCTTGCGCGTCTGGAGAAAGCGCGTGAAGGCATGGAGAAGATCGACGAGGTCATCGTGCCGCCGCGCGACGGTCGTACCTTCAATGTCCCCAAGGGACATTTCTTCCGCATCGTGAGCATCGAAGGTCCGCAGGTGGGGGATTTGAACCTCTGGAACGCCCATGATCTGACCGAACGGTTTTTCAGCGGCAAGACCCGCGCCCTGCACGCCACCCATGTTTCGGTTGGCAACCGGCTGTGGAGCAACCTGCCGTCCCTGCGGCCTATGGCAACCATCACCCATGATACGCTGTCATGGTATGGCTGGGATGAGGATGGCGGCGGCGTGCATGACGTGATCGGCACCCGTTGTGATCCCTATACCAACAGGCTGCTCAGCGGCGGTGACTACCACCATTGCTGCCATTCCAACCTGACCAATGCGCTGGCCTCCGCCAGGGGGCTGTCGTTCCGGCAGGCGGAACCGCATGTGCATGATGTGCTGAATGTCTTCATGTGCACGGGTTTTACCCGCGACACGCACCAATATTTCATGAAGGCGAGCCCCGTGCGGCCGGGTGACTATCTGGAGCTTTTTGCGGAAATCGACCTCATCGGTGCGCTTTCGGCCTGCCCGGGTGGCGATTGCGGCTCGGCCCATTCCAGCGATGCGGCTGCCTGTTATCCGTTGAAGGTGGAAATATTCCGGCCGGATATGGCGGTGCTCGAAGGCTGGCCGTGGCCGGAAAGGAATGCCTATCGCCCCGTGGAGGGATAA
- a CDS encoding LysR family transcriptional regulator — protein MTLPPLATLRAFEAAARKASFALAAQELGMTATAVSQHVRNLEAWLGVALFERHARGVRLTPDGKEFGNTVSASLRQIASGAERVRRGGNRTTVRLASLPSVVAHFLTPRLPRFRALHPDIQVSISYSGGPHASPVDLTIGHGISFGENAVALFSAETRPTCAPGYLTNSGPFNDEASLLRAELLHDDTETAWRDWFAAAGTSLPYGAGPIFADFNLLVTALKAGQGIGLCPTVLLQEEIVSGQLTVLFDRAADTDKYYWLIRPEEMTAPAKILADWLVAEARASRGDYSAATT, from the coding sequence ATGACACTACCGCCGCTCGCTACCCTCCGTGCTTTCGAAGCTGCCGCCAGAAAGGCAAGTTTTGCCCTGGCCGCGCAGGAACTCGGCATGACGGCGACGGCGGTGAGCCAGCATGTGCGCAATCTGGAAGCTTGGCTTGGCGTTGCTCTCTTCGAGCGTCATGCGCGGGGTGTCAGGCTGACCCCGGATGGAAAGGAATTTGGCAATACGGTCTCAGCCAGCCTGCGGCAGATCGCCTCCGGCGCGGAACGGGTCCGCCGGGGCGGCAACCGCACGACCGTGCGCCTTGCCAGCCTGCCTTCGGTGGTGGCACATTTTCTGACGCCACGGCTCCCTCGCTTCCGGGCCCTGCATCCAGACATACAGGTGTCGATCAGCTACTCCGGCGGGCCGCATGCAAGCCCGGTCGATCTGACCATCGGACATGGAATCTCCTTCGGGGAAAATGCCGTGGCGTTGTTCAGCGCCGAAACGCGCCCGACCTGCGCGCCGGGCTACCTGACCAATTCCGGCCCCTTCAATGATGAGGCCAGCCTGTTGCGGGCGGAATTGCTGCATGACGATACGGAGACGGCATGGCGGGACTGGTTTGCAGCCGCCGGCACGTCCCTGCCCTATGGCGCGGGTCCTATTTTCGCGGATTTCAATCTGCTCGTCACGGCGCTGAAAGCCGGACAGGGCATCGGTCTCTGTCCGACCGTGCTTCTTCAAGAGGAGATCGTTAGCGGCCAGTTGACCGTGCTTTTCGATCGGGCTGCCGATACGGACAAATATTACTGGCTCATCCGGCCGGAGGAAATGACCGCACCGGCGAAAATTCTGGCCGACTGGCTGGTGGCGGAAGCCCGCGCGAGCCGGGGTGATTATTCCGCCGCAACGACCTGA
- a CDS encoding AzlD domain-containing protein, with translation MMTENWWAPYLFIAIAGWLATDLWRWLGVLAGNRLKEDSEALYWVRAVATSLVMAVTAKLIVFPTGTLETTPLWLRIGAAALGFLAFLLAGQRVIVGVAVPIVLLAGGLFVLGF, from the coding sequence ATGATGACCGAGAACTGGTGGGCACCCTATCTGTTCATCGCCATCGCCGGCTGGCTGGCGACCGATCTCTGGCGCTGGCTCGGCGTTCTCGCCGGTAACCGACTGAAAGAGGATTCCGAAGCGCTTTATTGGGTGAGGGCGGTTGCCACCTCGCTGGTCATGGCCGTTACCGCCAAGCTGATCGTCTTTCCGACCGGAACGCTGGAAACCACGCCCCTATGGCTGCGCATCGGCGCGGCAGCACTCGGTTTCCTGGCATTTCTGCTCGCCGGCCAGCGTGTCATCGTCGGCGTGGCGGTTCCGATCGTGCTTCTCGCCGGCGGGCTCTTTGTACTCGGTTTTTAA
- a CDS encoding glycerophosphodiester phosphodiesterase has product MTLKLSWLTAQPVAHRGYHDLNKAVWENTLSAFSRAIEAGFAIECDVQLAADSVPVIFHDDDMARLTGIKGDVRERTSAELSLLAVGQTGDRVPTLKQLLALCAGKVPLVIELKGRAGEGVDDGFAEAVLEDLEGYKGHVALMSFDHHLLKDLKAAGSPWPLGLTAEGDKPEDFFKHDEAMQLGLDFISYHWGHLPNSFIEAQRKLGLPVITWTVRDENARETTYKYADQMTFEGFDPRENPSATA; this is encoded by the coding sequence ATGACACTGAAACTCTCCTGGCTGACGGCTCAGCCCGTCGCCCATCGCGGTTATCATGATCTCAACAAGGCGGTCTGGGAAAACACGCTTTCTGCCTTTTCCCGTGCCATCGAGGCCGGTTTCGCCATCGAATGCGACGTGCAGCTGGCAGCCGACAGCGTGCCGGTGATCTTTCACGACGACGACATGGCCCGCCTGACCGGCATCAAGGGCGACGTGCGCGAGCGCACATCGGCCGAGCTGTCCCTTCTTGCCGTTGGCCAGACCGGGGACCGGGTCCCTACCCTCAAGCAGCTTCTCGCGCTCTGCGCCGGCAAGGTGCCGCTGGTCATCGAGCTGAAAGGCCGCGCCGGCGAAGGCGTTGATGACGGTTTTGCCGAGGCGGTTCTGGAAGACCTCGAGGGCTACAAGGGCCATGTGGCGCTGATGAGCTTCGACCACCATCTGCTGAAGGACCTGAAGGCTGCGGGATCACCCTGGCCGCTAGGGCTCACCGCCGAAGGCGACAAGCCGGAAGACTTCTTCAAACATGACGAAGCGATGCAGCTGGGGCTCGATTTCATCTCCTATCATTGGGGTCACCTGCCCAACAGCTTCATCGAGGCGCAAAGAAAACTCGGACTTCCGGTAATTACCTGGACCGTCAGGGATGAAAATGCGCGCGAGACTACCTATAAATATGCGGACCAGATGACATTCGAAGGTTTCGACCCGAGAGAGAACCCGTCCGCCACGGCATGA
- the clpS gene encoding ATP-dependent Clp protease adapter ClpS, whose translation MIARPIYMQGEGEGEDGGTNRGTSVITRVKPKTKRPNLYRVLLLNDDYTPMEFVIHILERFFQKDREAATRIMLHVHQHGVGECGVFTYEVAETKVSQVMDFARQHQHPLQCVMEKK comes from the coding sequence ATGATCGCTAGGCCGATCTACATGCAGGGCGAGGGCGAAGGGGAAGACGGCGGCACCAACCGCGGAACGTCTGTTATCACCCGCGTCAAGCCAAAGACGAAAAGACCGAATTTGTACCGTGTTCTTTTACTGAATGACGACTACACTCCCATGGAGTTCGTCATCCACATTCTGGAGCGTTTTTTCCAGAAGGATCGCGAAGCGGCGACCCGCATCATGCTGCACGTGCACCAGCACGGCGTGGGCGAATGCGGGGTGTTTACATATGAGGTCGCAGAGACGAAAGTAAGCCAGGTCATGGATTTCGCCCGACAGCACCAGCATCCGCTGCAGTGCGTCATGGAAAAGAAATGA
- the clpA gene encoding ATP-dependent Clp protease ATP-binding subunit ClpA, with amino-acid sequence MPTFSPSLEKALHQALTFANERHHEYATLEHLLLALIDDADAAAVMGACNVDLDALRKTVSDYVDNELTNLVTGYDEDSKPTSGFQRVIQRAVIHVQSSGREEVTGANVLVAIFAERESHAAYFLQEQEMTRYDAVNYISHGIGKRPGTSQTRTPRGADEAESENKASRSNPEEEGSSAKKQQDALKAYCVNLNDKARNGKIDPLIGRHEEVNRTIQILCRRSKNNPLYVGDPGVGKTAIAEGLAKRIVEGKVPEALANDTIFSLDMGTLLAGTRYRGDFEERLKQVVKELEEFPGAVLFIDEIHTVIGAGATSGGAMDASNLLKPALSSGAIRCIGSTTYKEYRQFFEKDRALVRRFQKIDVNEPSIDDTIAIMKGLKPYFEDYHHLRYSNEAIKAAVELSARYISDRKLPDKAIDVIDETGAAQMLLPASKRRKLITEKEIEATIATMARIPPKTVSKDDEMVLANLEKELRSVVYGQDIAIEALATAIKLARAGLREPNKPIGSYVFSGPTGVGKTEVAKQLAASLGVEMLRFDMSEYMERHTVSRLLGAPPGYVGFDQGGLLTDGVDQHPHSVVLLDEIEKAHPDIYNILLQVMDHGSLTDHNGKKIDFRNVILIMTTNAGASEMAKSAIGFGSSRRTGEDEEAINRLFTPEFRNRLDAIIPFSPLPTAVIHKVVQKFVMQLETQLSERNVTFDLHEDAISWLAEKGYDEKMGARPLSRVIQENIKKPLANEILFGKLKKGGVVSVTVGKKDDGSDGLKLEVLPETAPVKPKPEAELKAAKSPGKAKARAKPASKAAKTAEEADVLVAEADKSDEDNKPRRKTNTVPKVPKKK; translated from the coding sequence GTGCCAACTTTTTCCCCGAGTCTCGAGAAGGCGCTGCACCAGGCACTGACCTTTGCAAATGAGCGTCATCACGAATATGCGACGCTGGAACATCTCCTTCTGGCGCTGATTGACGATGCGGATGCCGCCGCCGTGATGGGCGCCTGCAATGTCGATCTCGATGCGCTGCGCAAGACCGTCAGCGATTACGTCGATAACGAACTGACGAACCTCGTGACCGGTTACGACGAGGATTCAAAACCCACATCCGGTTTCCAGCGGGTCATCCAGCGGGCCGTCATTCATGTTCAGTCATCCGGCCGCGAGGAAGTGACCGGAGCCAACGTGCTCGTGGCGATTTTCGCCGAGCGCGAAAGCCATGCCGCCTATTTCCTGCAGGAGCAGGAAATGACCCGCTACGACGCGGTCAACTACATCTCCCACGGTATCGGCAAGCGCCCGGGCACGTCGCAGACACGCACGCCGCGCGGTGCCGACGAAGCGGAAAGCGAAAACAAGGCGAGCCGCAGCAACCCCGAGGAAGAAGGGTCGTCCGCCAAGAAGCAGCAGGACGCGCTGAAGGCCTATTGCGTCAACCTCAACGACAAGGCACGGAACGGCAAGATCGACCCGCTGATCGGCCGTCACGAAGAGGTCAACCGCACCATCCAGATCCTCTGCCGCCGTTCCAAGAACAACCCGCTTTATGTGGGTGATCCCGGCGTCGGCAAGACGGCGATCGCCGAAGGTCTCGCCAAGCGCATCGTTGAAGGCAAGGTGCCGGAAGCGCTCGCCAACGACACGATCTTCTCGCTCGACATGGGCACGCTGCTCGCCGGGACCCGTTATCGCGGCGATTTCGAGGAGCGGCTGAAGCAGGTCGTCAAGGAATTGGAAGAGTTTCCGGGCGCGGTGCTGTTCATCGACGAAATCCACACCGTCATCGGTGCCGGCGCTACCTCCGGCGGCGCGATGGATGCATCGAACCTGTTGAAGCCTGCGCTGTCTTCGGGCGCGATCCGCTGCATCGGCTCGACCACCTACAAGGAATATCGGCAGTTCTTCGAAAAGGACCGCGCGCTTGTCCGTCGTTTCCAGAAGATCGACGTCAACGAGCCGTCGATCGATGACACCATCGCCATCATGAAGGGTCTGAAGCCCTATTTCGAGGATTATCATCACCTCAGATATTCCAATGAGGCGATCAAGGCTGCCGTTGAACTGTCGGCCCGCTACATCTCCGACCGCAAGCTGCCGGACAAGGCGATCGATGTGATCGACGAAACCGGTGCCGCGCAGATGCTGCTGCCCGCTTCCAAGCGTCGCAAGCTGATCACCGAAAAGGAGATCGAGGCCACCATCGCAACGATGGCCCGCATTCCCCCGAAGACGGTGTCCAAGGACGACGAGATGGTTCTCGCCAATCTCGAAAAGGAACTGCGCTCGGTCGTTTATGGTCAGGACATCGCCATCGAGGCGCTGGCAACGGCCATCAAGCTCGCCCGTGCGGGCCTGCGTGAACCGAACAAGCCGATTGGCTCCTACGTCTTCTCCGGCCCGACGGGCGTGGGCAAGACGGAAGTGGCCAAGCAGCTCGCCGCCTCGCTCGGTGTCGAGATGCTGCGCTTCGACATGTCGGAATATATGGAGCGCCATACCGTGTCGCGCCTGCTCGGCGCACCTCCCGGTTATGTCGGCTTCGATCAGGGCGGTCTTCTGACCGATGGCGTCGACCAGCATCCGCATTCCGTGGTGCTGCTGGACGAAATCGAAAAGGCGCATCCCGACATCTACAACATTCTGTTGCAGGTGATGGACCACGGCTCGCTGACCGACCATAACGGCAAGAAGATCGACTTCCGCAACGTCATCCTCATCATGACGACCAATGCGGGTGCGTCCGAAATGGCCAAATCGGCCATCGGTTTCGGTTCTTCACGCCGCACGGGTGAGGATGAAGAGGCGATCAACCGCCTGTTCACCCCGGAATTCCGCAACCGTCTGGATGCGATCATTCCGTTCTCGCCGCTGCCGACTGCCGTCATCCACAAGGTCGTGCAGAAGTTCGTCATGCAGCTGGAAACCCAGCTATCCGAACGCAATGTCACCTTCGACCTGCATGAGGATGCGATCTCCTGGCTGGCGGAAAAGGGTTACGACGAAAAGATGGGCGCCCGCCCGCTGTCGCGCGTGATCCAGGAGAACATCAAGAAGCCGCTTGCCAATGAAATCCTCTTCGGCAAGCTGAAGAAGGGCGGCGTGGTCAGCGTCACCGTCGGCAAGAAGGATGATGGCTCCGATGGCCTCAAGCTCGAGGTCCTGCCGGAGACCGCTCCGGTGAAGCCGAAGCCCGAGGCGGAGCTGAAGGCGGCCAAGTCGCCCGGCAAGGCGAAGGCCAGGGCAAAACCGGCCTCGAAGGCGGCGAAGACCGCCGAGGAGGCGGATGTTCTGGTTGCCGAGGCCGACAAGTCGGACGAAGACAACAAGCCGCGCCGCAAGACCAACACGGTGCCGAAAGTGCCAAAGAAGAAGTGA
- a CDS encoding GNAT family N-acetyltransferase — MTEDYSIRVAQSLGDIDPESWKQLSGTSRNTQGKPYNPFISHAFLSSMEESGSATAKTGWLGNHLLLENASGDLVGAIPAYLKNHSKGEYVFDHGWADAFERAGGHYYPKLQCSVPFTPATGPRLLVSETVDATRFKPLLASGLAQVTEKIGVSSAHVTFLEEDDLSALLPRDFLHRTDQQFHFINDGYRDHDDFLDALSSRKRKGLKKERRAALENGIEIDWLTGSDLTEDIWDQFFAFYMDTGSRKWGRPYLTREFYSLIGERMADDVLLVMAKREGRYIAGAINFIGSDALYGRHWGCIEDHPFLHFEVCYHQAIDFALAKGLKRVEAGAQGEHKLARGYVPVTTHSAHFIVHPGLRRAIADYLQREREEVEHIGDYLDEHTPFRKGERQEPDV, encoded by the coding sequence ATGACAGAAGACTATTCCATTCGCGTTGCGCAATCCCTCGGGGATATCGACCCGGAAAGCTGGAAACAGCTTTCCGGCACTTCGCGCAATACACAAGGAAAACCGTACAATCCTTTTATTTCCCATGCATTTCTATCATCGATGGAAGAGTCCGGATCGGCGACTGCCAAGACCGGCTGGCTTGGAAACCATCTACTTCTCGAAAACGCGTCCGGTGATCTGGTCGGGGCGATACCGGCCTATCTGAAGAACCACAGCAAGGGCGAATATGTGTTCGACCATGGCTGGGCGGATGCTTTCGAGCGGGCCGGCGGCCATTATTATCCGAAACTGCAATGTTCGGTTCCCTTCACCCCGGCGACCGGGCCGAGGCTGCTGGTTTCCGAGACAGTAGACGCCACGCGCTTCAAGCCGCTTCTGGCCTCCGGCCTCGCCCAGGTGACGGAAAAGATCGGCGTTTCTTCCGCGCATGTCACATTTCTCGAAGAGGACGATCTTTCAGCGCTTCTGCCGCGCGATTTCCTGCATCGGACCGACCAGCAGTTCCATTTCATCAATGACGGTTATCGTGACCATGACGATTTTCTCGATGCGCTTTCCTCGCGCAAGCGCAAGGGGCTGAAAAAGGAACGCCGCGCGGCGCTGGAAAACGGTATCGAGATCGACTGGCTGACCGGAAGCGATCTGACCGAAGACATCTGGGACCAGTTCTTCGCCTTCTACATGGATACCGGCAGCCGTAAATGGGGCCGGCCCTATCTGACCCGGGAGTTTTATTCGCTGATCGGCGAGCGCATGGCTGACGATGTGCTGCTGGTGATGGCGAAACGCGAGGGGCGCTATATTGCCGGTGCGATCAACTTCATCGGCTCGGACGCGCTTTATGGCCGCCATTGGGGTTGCATCGAGGACCATCCCTTTCTGCATTTCGAGGTCTGTTATCATCAGGCAATCGATTTCGCGCTGGCGAAGGGACTGAAACGGGTGGAAGCCGGCGCCCAGGGCGAACACAAGCTGGCGCGGGGTTACGTGCCGGTCACCACCCATTCGGCGCATTTCATCGTCCATCCGGGCCTGCGCCGCGCCATCGCCGACTATCTTCAGCGCGAGCGCGAAGAGGTCGAGCATATCGGCGACTATCTTGATGAACACACGCCCTTCCGCAAGGGCGAGAGACAGGAACCGGACGTATAG
- a CDS encoding phosphatase PAP2 family protein, with protein MRLFAAERFVLGFIAMLFAIDAILIAAKGIRVDYAGYLVCVLAGAGVFILGQIYRKSGRDFRIAAALTSGGLFILFTLAASVFNYMFLPVAFPAIDHVLFSVDAAFGYSWAGIVLWAATHPWIGTILFFVYATSLPQLLVIVLTLGFTGRERQLHHFLVTGVLGAFASIVFWIFFPTFGPSAYVQLPQWISQAIPLAVDNGYGQELNRLAAEGVSYLSPKNVLGLIGFPSFHIFMAAMSVWFVPRHWLAMAVILPLNLLMLPAVLVQGGHHLSDIFGGLVAFVIVCAVSGRLLDRLSARELIGATATVPAQVVAAE; from the coding sequence ATGCGACTATTCGCGGCAGAACGCTTTGTACTTGGCTTCATCGCCATGTTATTCGCTATCGATGCAATATTGATTGCCGCCAAAGGCATACGTGTCGATTATGCCGGATATCTTGTGTGCGTGCTGGCCGGCGCCGGCGTGTTCATCCTCGGCCAGATCTATCGCAAAAGCGGACGCGATTTTCGCATTGCCGCAGCCCTGACGTCTGGAGGGCTGTTCATCCTCTTCACTCTTGCCGCCTCGGTCTTTAATTACATGTTCCTGCCGGTCGCCTTTCCGGCGATCGATCATGTGCTTTTCAGTGTGGATGCTGCGTTTGGTTACAGTTGGGCAGGTATCGTCCTGTGGGCGGCGACACATCCTTGGATCGGAACAATCTTGTTCTTCGTTTATGCGACATCGCTGCCGCAGCTTCTGGTGATTGTTCTGACGCTGGGTTTTACCGGCAGGGAACGGCAGCTTCACCACTTTCTCGTAACCGGGGTGCTCGGCGCCTTTGCCAGCATTGTCTTCTGGATATTCTTTCCGACATTCGGACCGTCTGCCTATGTGCAACTGCCGCAGTGGATTTCGCAGGCGATCCCCCTGGCGGTCGACAATGGCTATGGCCAGGAACTCAACCGCCTGGCGGCGGAGGGCGTTAGCTATCTTTCTCCCAAAAACGTGCTGGGTCTCATCGGTTTCCCGTCGTTCCATATCTTCATGGCGGCAATGTCGGTCTGGTTTGTGCCGCGTCACTGGCTGGCGATGGCGGTGATCCTGCCGCTGAACCTCCTGATGCTGCCGGCCGTTCTTGTGCAGGGCGGCCATCATCTTTCGGATATTTTCGGCGGTCTGGTCGCTTTTGTCATCGTCTGCGCCGTCTCCGGCCGGCTGCTTGACCGGCTGTCGGCGAGGGAGCTTATTGGCGCGACGGCGACCGTTCCCGCTCAGGTCGTTGCGGCGGAATAA